In the Hevea brasiliensis isolate MT/VB/25A 57/8 chromosome 8, ASM3005281v1, whole genome shotgun sequence genome, CTTGGGGAGGAGCAGCCAGATGATGAGCAGTAGTAATTCTTACTCAAGGTTGTGACAGAATTTTAATGATCATTTATTGTACCTGTATATGCATGCCTGATGGTTAATGGTGATTTTACTGCTGCTTTTTGTGTGTGGCTCCTCCCATTTTTGCATCAATTGCTtgtttatgaatgaaatgtaAAATGGGATGTAAGATAGTTATTTCATAATGTCAGTTGTAGAAAAACGTTGCATATTCCATCTTGACAATGTTCCTCTTAGGCTGTTttcacacatacacacacacacacatatatatatttgtCTATTTTGAATCAAATTGGAGGGTTAGGGAAAGATGTTTTTGTTTAACTAGGCTTATTTTTGTAATTATCTGTTCAGTTTATAGATCTTGCAAAAAGAAGTTGAGCAGTTCAAGACTTTGTCATTCCATCTAGGCTCATTTTGCAAAAAGATATCTGAATCAATACAAGTCCGTTAGCTGGGAAATTTGATTAGgcatgtttatttatttatttgaaaggATGTTTATGGTGCTTTTGAACAATTAATTTCCCGAGATATTTCATTCATCGTCTAGCAGTTGGTTAGTCTAGTTAACTGAATTGTTAAAAGTGCCATTTCAATGAGTACTTCATGATGAATAGGCTTTTCAGATTGTTGAGGTGCCGCTAACCTTCATACGAGTCATAGAGTAATATGGTGACAATTCTTTCCTGCACCAAGTAATATTTCTcttcttatttttaaaataaaataaaaaatcatttttttttaacttcactAATTTCTTCTCTTAAAATATTATACatttagtttttaaaattttaatttcaattatattttattttttaatttttttttatacgtGGTTACTTTCTAGAATAAGAATCGATGACAGCGAAAATTACCTATTCGACTTTAGACTTGAACctgattaataatttaaatttttagatttGTTTCAGATTTAATTAAAATTCTTTTTAAATTACTCATATTTATCTCAATTTTGATTATTATCCattaattctattttaatttatttaattttatatgttttaattaatattttatataaaaagaaattatttttattaataatttaataatactataatatttaaattttatgtatttaaaatataataatataaatattattataaaaaatatgttttatatttaattaattatgtatataaacaaatttaaataactgagtttttaatatataaaatttaaatgtaacacaagtattatttttaaatttaaacctatcaaaattttgattatttattacttgaatttattttattaaaatttaattaaattgaatactTAAAAATACCCTACTGTTGCCATCTTATTCCAAAAAAACTTTCACTTTGCTGTTTAGAGTTTGGCTTgcatttttttgttcttttagAAATTCTTAAATGGAATGGAGACCATTTagtgttttaattttaatatcctgTATTATAAAACAGATACTAAACTATTATTCTACAGGCTCAATGGCTATTATTCTACTCAATTACTGGGAATTTGttttcatatttattattttggataaatcttaaatttatttttcttaattttatagtTCTCCCTTTTATTCTAAaggtttaatttttaattattataaataaaagtatTATCATCAGCTTCATTTGGTAAGAGATTTTAGATCTTAAATAAAGTCTAATAATGTGGCCTATTCCTCCATTAATGTATAGTGGTTTGATCTCATTTGTATACTGTCATATGCATCAAGTTTTAAAAAAATCTTTTGTCAATATCATTTTTAAGTAGAAAGATCCAATATTATTAtatcaaaaaattaataaattttttagtcTATGATAATAAATTATCTATTTGATCTATAGGATTGAGCTCTCGTCCcagtaattatttatatataatggtTAAAGTTTTGATATTGTTAATGAATttgtatttaaaaatatatatatatatatatatatatcatatcaCTTATAGTGAGAAGATGGGTTGGTGGTGCAGGATTTCCACCACCAATTATCTAGTAGGGCTTTCCCGTCCGGTTGTAGAGTCGAGGGTTGAGAATGTCACCTCTGCAATAGTAGCCACGCCGATGAAAATGATGGTAGCTCATACTGCAAAGTCTATGGAAGTGGCAATATTTGAGAAAGCCATTTTGGACACGGATGAGCATAGATAGATTTGGCTATGGTCCGGTTTGAAATCGGATTAGTCTAATTAGAAATTAAAACGTAActgaaattgatcaaattgattTGATTAAAATCAAACTAGAACTGATTCGttttaaaatcaatttttttttattaaaattacaattGAACCAAAACTGATGGATTCTAATCCTGATCCTCCTGAACCTTTAACTGAAGCCGCTGGTTTCGATCTGATGGCCACCCCTAGGTGAGCATGGTTCAATTACCCAAAccattgtcttttttttttcttttttttaaatcaattggAGAAATTTCAAACCCTAATCAAACCATTATGAGTAGTTAACCTTTCATACTAGTTAGGTTCATACAATATATATGTTACATAAATGGTTTAGTTAAGTGTCTTGCAACAATCAAGCAAACAATGTGGGCTCCGTTTATTTCATAGAATATATTTTTCGCATTCTCACGTTTGAGTTTCTCAAAAAATGAattaacaaaaattattttactcaTTAAAACGAAAATtaagtcatttaaaaaaaaataatgttattttttatttttcagacTTTAATAATCTTAATTAAATGTAAAAGTAATTATACATATATTACATAAATATATACCATTATTTTAATATCACAaccagaaaaatatttttataaaaaatattttttaaaaaacattttccataaaaaatatttttccatatataagttatttttttcaaaataaagaTACAAATTATTTTCCATTTTCAAAATAAAGATACAAATTATTTTCCGTGAAACAAACAGAGCAGTACTATCATATCCATTGGTCAAGGTAACtggtaaatttaaaaattgaaaatctaAAAATGGAACCAAAAACCATTAACATTTATTGGTTCaattacattaattttttttagtttaattcttcGATTTCGATTCAACTTTTCAGTTTTTTAGCTCACTCctaattttggaagaagttgaagTTGATTAGCAAGTGAAAGCTGAGAAAGGTTGGCATTGGCTCTGAAAATGAAAgtgaaattttatgaattttcttttttgggttgtaattgtgTTTCTATCTTCTCATGTGCAGTGAAATTCATATACTGGTAAGTTATAGTTTTATATTGTTCCATTTATTTTCTAACAAGATATAGATTAAGAAAAAGTACTTTCTATGAAGCAAAATGCAAAAAATAAAACCAAAAATGCCTAAAAGTGATGCAAATAATAAAAgtattttgaagaccaaaatatcATAAACCAAAAGGTGAAAAAGGAAAACTCGCTCCTAGATGACTTGATAAAGACTATTATACAATGATGGTAATTTATGATGATCAAAATACAATTTAGTCCTGAGGGCGAATGCCGAAAAAATGATCTATATAACTGACCACTACTAGTTTGGGATTAAGACTTAGTTATTGTATTATTACTCTGAGGACGCTTTAATTTCAGAAGATGCGACAGACCTGCAATGACATGTAGTCGACTACTTGGAACACCCGTCTTTGCCAATGCTCTCCCATTTTTGTCCAACAGTACAAAGCAAGGAACATATCTTATGTCATAATGGAGCAGCTGCGAAAGTTGATATCAAAAGTCAACCAAGGCTTCATACAAAAACCATGTCTACTTCATGTCTTCAAATCATCCAAGAATGATATCTTAAAAACATAAATAGTATGCTCAATATAGTAAGGCGAGTGTTTTAATCATTATAATTATTAGTTGTAGCTTTTCGTATTATTGGCCTACAGTACAACTCAATCTAATAGAGCAATAATCACCCCCCTTTTTTTATTCTTATGAATTATTAAGTGTTGGTAACTAAGGCAGTCTTGGGGTTTCCATTGCATAGCCAACCTCTAGAATGGATCCTAACAAAATGGATTGAAAGAGAAAAAATGCATCCATTCTAAGATCTCAATTATTAAGATATACCAACCATTATTCCCTAATTATATCATTACATAAACTTAATCATCCACGTTGCAAACTCAACGTGCCAACAAAGTGAAATTCAATATTCTACAAGTTATTGATGAAAGAATTAGCTTGCAAAATGCCACATTGCATTGAAGCAATTATTATGCATAATCAAACCTAATTATTTCCTTGACAACACAATGAGTAATCATTTACTTCTAATTGCTAACATGTCATGAACCCAAGAGAAAAACAAGAAACACAATTGAAAATATGTACCCATAATCTTAATGTTCATGTTCAATGCAATCAAATAGACAAAAACAATTAAAATTGAACCAATCACTAATTCTCAGTTTCACCCCTAAAATTTTCAACCTCCAACAACTTCAATAAATAAAATGTAAAGGTAAGTAGAATACCTCAGGCAGCCATTTCTCATTCTCTGCATCTGCCATTACAACATTAAGCCAACTTGAATTCCTGCTCTCGACCTCCAGGACAAAATTAAGCAAAGAATTGCACAACCTACATTTAGGTGAGTAGAACTCCAGCACAGTAGCCTCTTTCCCAGTTGCTAGTGCGGAAGCAAATGCTCTTTGCTCTGCCTCTCCTTGCTCTTCAAGAGTTAAGTGCTTTCTTTGCAACTTCAAACTGTTATTTTGGCTTGTTCCAGCATCCAATTTGACAGCATTAAAGGTATGTAACCAAGAATTTGAAGATTTGGcaattgagttcagtgaattgAAAGCAATGGACCCAAGAGTATGAAAAGATTTGAATAGCCAAGGAACCTCAAAGGTGCATACATTAGGATTTTTAGGATGTTGTTCAACATCCCATGGCCATTTCAGACAAAATGAAGGTTGTTTAGGAGCAGGACCCATCTTCATCTGTAATTTTAACCACAAGCAATACAAACTTAGCTATTAACACAATAAAGTGAGATCTATTTCAGATGTATCAAGATTCCTACAAGTTGAACTATTGCCCACAAAATTTACAAACATCCAAACTACAAAGAGGGCTTTCAAAGTCATAGATTTCTCCAACTTCATTAGGTCAAATGAAAGACTCACCTTGCAACCTAGAAACAAAAACCTATTAACAGAGGCATTATACAGAAACATTTATATGCCtacaagaacaaaggaaatatatGCAGCAGCATTCGTATGCCTAGAGCAGAGGAAATATATACACAAACATTACATGTCTAGAAACTAGAAAGAAAACAATTAAATATCAAATTGTGGCAAAAAATGATCACagaaataaggaaaagaaaaaataatttagaaaatatAGTAATCAAAACTACATCAAATCAAGCATCAGGcaacttgtaatttatttttaaatcacCAAAACCCCATAATAAACCCTAAACTAAAACCTAGACGTTGAACCTTCTAATTTGTTTAAAAAGGATAGTATTAGAGTATTCTATGTGATTCATGAACATGGAATTCATATACACATATTGCACGCTTCCAATTAGCTTTAGACAGAATAAaccctgagagagagagagagagagagtgtgtgtacAAAACACCCAGTTAATAACATTGGCAAGTAGATGTTATGAAATAGCATACAATTGGTAGGCCTAATTAAAACTTTCAGGGCCTAAATATTCAGAAAACCTGTGATACAATAGTGATAGGTCATCAAATTTTTAAGAAATGGTAAGAACCAACAATGAGCAAGATCCATGGTAAAGAACTTCAAAATCACAATAAACACTAAACACCACTTGCCAAAAGGTTCAGTTCACCATTGATTTTTAGAAGAATGGAACCCATCAATACAAgcaaacatttcttcaaaaaacaaaaaaatagagagagagagagagagagaagaccaCACCAATTCCTTTAAGACAATATCAGGGATGGCAAAATAAACGTCATCATCCCTCAACTTGAATCCGGTCATAAAATCAAAGCCAGAAGCATAATTCTAAACATACTGAATCCACATAGGATATGACAATGTTATCCATGATATCCTACAGAATTTCATAGGATATGACAATGTTATCCATGATATCCTATAGAATTTCAAGTCATCCACTGGAAATCTCAAATAGCAAATACATATGCATTCTGCAACCCATCATCAACATCAATATCAAAATCGTTAATTTTCAATTTGATCAGCAACACATCTGAATTTACACACAAAATCCAGcggatatttattttttaaaacgaAAAGAAATTACCCTCAACCACCTAGACAATAGAAATGATCACTATAATGATGAAAGTATGTTCAGAAAGAGATTAAAATACAAGATAAACTATAAAAACAAGCATAGTTCCTGATTAAAAAATGTCTTTTCTGCCAGGAGCCGTAAAGAAACGGTTCACTAGGATGCAAATAGGCAATCCAGACTCCACAAGACATAGcccaagttaaaaaaaaaaaaaaaatctccataaAGAAACAAACTTGTTGAAAATCATGGAAAGCCACTACACGGATAAAATACCACCGCGTATAACAATGTAACTGCAATTATTTCAAATCGGTATACCTACATGTATTCGCTTGGTTTCCGGTGAAAATACCGGTCCGCATTCGTCGTTGGGTTTGAGGGAACTAGGGGCAGATGCTGGCTGGACAGGCTTGAAAGAATGGGAACAGAGTCGATTCTTGCATCTACTTCCCGCCTGCGATTTTCTGGCGAATATTTCAGTTGCCGGAGGCCTTTCTCGAATCGGGAAAGTGGTAACCAGCTAAGGGTAGGTCGCAGCAACTACGAAGCCAGAGCTAATCTTTAACAGAtatgtaatttaaaattaaaatgcttaaatataattattaattaataaaaatatttaattttttatctaataaatataaattaattagttatttttatttttttaaatttaattaaaacatcCCTATTTTGTCAAATTAAACTCTTTAGCCCTTAGCGAGTCATACCCTTATGGGAGCCTCAAAATATCCTTATTTTCTCTTGTAATTCGTTCAATCTCTCGTTGCTCGCTCTCTTCCCTATTTCCCTCTTTCTGTACTTCTCTCAATTGCTTCCCAAATCCCTAATCCCCCTTTTTCTTCTTAAACTTCAAAATACTCTAGAAATTCAAATAAATACCCAGCAATTGCAGCAATTACAGCTGACAACTTGCATAACCAACAAAACCCTCAAACCCCACATAACCAAACACAACACCTCCATTTGCAGCAGCATTATCAGCACAtcttgaccaaaaaaaaaaaaagagattgatAACGAGGAGATTGTTGTTGTTGGGCAAAGGGAAGCTGGGTTTCGTGGGTTAGCGTTGATGGAGGGGTGAGAATGTTGGTGTCATGTGTTGATGTTGATAGTAACAAGGAGATTGTTAGGATCGATGGGTCTGGAAGTCAACAAGAGCTGATGTTTTTACTGTGTAGGTCTATGAGAAGGAGCTAAGAACTAGGTTTTATTGAAGGAGAAAGAGAGCTATGTGGCATTTGAGCAGCTGTCCGTAATAGAGGAGAAGAGGTCCGGTATAGTGTTGAGCTAGAGGTGGTGAAGGCACTGTAATTCACGCCGGAAAGTATAGACTGGTGGCTCAAGCGGAAAGTGGCGAGGTGAAACTTGAAATGAGGGCACTTGGTGGGATGTGAGAGAGGAATTGTCTGTATGTGTGTATATGTCAAGGAGTGAGTAAGGGATGGCATAAGTTGCGGGAGATGAGCTAGAAAGCGGAGGTTGGGGTGGATGGGTCAGGTCAAGTgggccatatatatatatatatatatatatatatatatatttttaagacAAGTGGGCATTGTTGAGTGAgaataatttagattttttttaggaattattatttaatttttatattttaataaaa is a window encoding:
- the LOC110663978 gene encoding uncharacterized protein LOC110663978 → MKMGPAPKQPSFCLKWPWDVEQHPKNPNVCTFEVPWLFKSFHTLGSIAFNSLNSIAKSSNSWLHTFNAVKLDAGTSQNNSLKLQRKHLTLEEQGEAEQRAFASALATGKEATVLEFYSPKCRLCNSLLNFVLEVESRNSSWLNVVMADAENEKWLPELLHYDIRYVPCFVLLDKNGRALAKTGVPSSRLHVIAGLSHLLKLKRPQSNNTITKS